The genomic region ATGAGAGTAGTCCAGCCCCGATTATGGAGCAGGGAGAGTACGAGCCGGGTGAAGCACCACTAGGAGAGGACGCAGAAGATGGCTTTGACGACTCGATTGTCCTAGACCACACTACCAATGGAGCACGCTACAAGACACGGGAAGAGCGAGAGTCATTCACATACCAAGCAGTCCGCCCTGTCAAAGACGCACCCATACGAATCTATACAGACGGCAGCTCTCTCGGCAACGGCAAGCTCAGCGCATGGGGAGGTGTGGGAGTCTACTTTGGTCCAGGCGACAGACGAAACATCAGCGAACCACTTTCAGGCACGAAGCAGACCAACAATCGAGCAGAGCTCACAGCCATCATACGAGCACTTGAGGTCGCGCCGAAGGACAGACGAATCGTCATCGTCAGCGACAGCAAGTACGCCATCGACTGCGTGACAGACTGGTTCGCCAACTGGCAGCGCAACGGCTGGGTCAACTCTGCTCGCAAACCCGTAGAGAACAAGGACCTCGTACAAAAGATCCTCGATATGCTGGAGGAGCGATTCCGATTGAATGAACATCGTGTGGGAGACGAAAGCCCTATCGACCCAGCGGACAAGCGAGCTCACTGGGATCGCGGTCCAGGAGGCGTGAGGTTTGAGTGGGTGAAGGGTCATGACAAGGATGCTGGTAACACCGCTGCGGACAAGCTGGCCGTCGATGGTGCTCGTAGTGCTCAAGAGCTGAGCCAGGACACGAGCTTGCAGGACTAGAGGTCGCCACCCGTCGTGATAGTCCAGAAGCTCATGCGCTCCCAGAGAGGCGAAACAAGATGGGTCACCAAGTCATGCCAGCGGTACGCTGAGAAGGCTGCCTGAACGGATCATGAGTACATAATAGGCCTTGGCAGCTGCCAGATAGTACCATGCGCATAAGTCTTCGTACACGAGGATTTCGCATACGAAGCCATGACACCGGCGCATTGCATCGCTCATACGCCGACCATAGAATGTACACGTATATTGTACAAGAAACCGCTACCTCATTGCTCATGGCCACTAAGGCTATAGGCACTTATAGGCAGACCTTTACTGGTTCCCCAACACTTTATCCGCAGCCTTCTGCACGGCATCATGGAACTCCGAGTTCGACTTCGCGGATTGAGACGTCGATGTCGCGTCAGACTGGCCACTGACCGAGTCCGTGCCTGACGCAGCTCCAGCATTGAAAGCTGCATTGGAGCCTGTAGTAGAGGATTCTTTGGCTGCGCCGAACTGTTTAGGTATCAATCAGCCTTTATCGGTCTCCTGTTGCTCCTTTCGTGCACTTACACGAGCAGCATCAGTCTTCGCATCTTCGTAAATACCATCCGTCAAGTCCTGATTCTTCAAAGCTCTGTCGGGGAGATGATCGAATCAGCTCAGCTGTGCTGACAGGGCATGATCTCGCCACTTTTACATGTGTCGCAAAACTCACGCAGAAGCACCTCTATCCATTGCTCGTTCTTCCGCCATTGTTGGTGGAATGTGCTTTTCGTCACTATGGAATCGATCGAAAGTACAGAGCAAGGACACGAAAGTCTGCTATACTGTGAAGGATATCGTCAGCTCAAGGTCACGTACCTTTCCTGTCACACAAAGTGGATACCTCCCCATGTGGGTTCCTTGTTAGAAATGTGGCATCACCATGCGTCAGTTGCCGCACACGAGCCGAAAGCTACAATCGAGGGGCACGGCATACTGTTGCACGATCACGTGACAATCTGTCTCGAATGTAGAAGGGGACCTGCTCGTCTGAAGTGAGGGGTGACAGGGATGCTATAAGTCATGCATGCGGACACAGCTCATGTTGAGGGTATGGTTGCACTACATTCCTGTGTATGTAAATGCGAGTGTACTGTTACAGCCGTAAGTCGTTATGGCCCGTGAGGGCCGGGGTAATCTCCATCGGTGCAGTGTATCTGTTGCCCTGCAACCATTGATGCCACGCCTCAAAACATGCTACTTTCATCGTAGAAAGAACTTCCACCTCTTCTAACTCTTCGTGGTCCTCGAGATGTAGTCGGACGTTCTGCGGGTTGCGAAAAGGCCGGATTCCTCATTGATGATTCCAAATGATCCGGGATCGTTTTCGAGTCCACTGTGGTCCGGCTTGCAGCCTTCGCCCAGTCTTCCGAGCCCATTCTCCGACGGTCGATATGGTAGTGATCCCTCCGGCTACTTCTACGCATAGGTGCCGGATGTGACATTTGGCTGACGATATGAGGGATGGGGTGCGAGATGGGCTGCTCTCGTACGCTGGGCTGGCGTGCGAGCGGCGGATTCTTGCTCGTCGTCGTACCGCTCCCACCTCTACGTAACTGCTTGCTTTTTGATCTCAAAAGTCGAGACGTGCTGCCCTTTGTGCTTGTGCTAGGTGCCGCGCTGTCGGGTGTGCCATTATCGACCATTGGGCTAGTCATTGCGCTTCGCCCAGATATCTCCCCGGGTGAGATTCCCATCTTGCTCATGACGCGAGAGTTGTTGTAGACTGGCGTCAGGCTGAAGTAACTCCTCTTGCTGGCCCTCTCGAGATCGTCCATTGGATGATCTTGCCGCTGGACCGGCTTCCAGTCTCCCAACAGAGCATCTGAGTGCCTGGTCTTGTGCATGGTGTCTATCGCCCTGCTTCCAAAGCTCATACTCTTCGCAGCAGTGTTGGTCTTGTCCAGCAATGACCGGAACAGAGGGCGAAGAGTTGCTGCTGCTGCGGCCGATATGCCAAGACCACACTCAATCGTAGACAGTATGCAAATGTCAAGGGCAGTGTTGAAGAAGTTCGGTCCTGCTCGGAGACCATGAATATAAGGAATCCTGATGAGCGAGACGATGCTGCCACCACAAGCCAGGCAGAGAATCAAACCTGCGCTAATCTTAGCAGCCAGAGGCATCGAGGCCTTCGCCAGGACAAAGATTGGCAGAATGGCAAAGATCCAATCCGTGATGGCATTGATGATAGTGCCCGTCACCTGAATTCCGTAAAGTGTGTCTTATTGCATGCATACATTTCGAAGCTCGTTCTCGAGGTACTTTGATGGATCTCCGCAATTGAATATGGCCACGAAGAAGAGAAGCGTCCCGTAGAAGGTGTTGATGTAAATCGTTGCATGAACGATGTACCGCTGCCATGCTCTGATGACGAGCCGGAGGTAGAAGATACCCATAGAGATCTTGAAGAACACCATGCTTCCAATGTAGAGTCCGAAGCTCGAAACGACCATCTGGAAATGCTTTAGTATTGTGTCGAACAGGGAGCTGGGGAAGACCTCACGCCAACGAGACGAGCGAGCTGCGGAAAGTCTAGCTCATTAGGTCGGTGTCCACCACCAATAGTCTCGATCAGGATCACGACGGTACAGAAGCCCGTAAAAGTGATCTAGGACACTAATTAGCTTCTGTTCCAAACGCAATACGAGCTACTCCCCTCAGCCACGAGTAAAATAGCATCGTCCCAGCCAAAACTTCGAACCATTACAATTCGTACCCAAAGTCGCAAGCTCATCGTGATCCAAGCACTAAGAAGAAAGATGGCGACGGTCACAAAGACGCCAATGCGAGCAGTGGTGCTCTCGGGAGCATTGAAGTACGCCATGCTGATGGCATGCTATCCAAGTTGTACCACAAATGATCATCGAAGTAGCGAGTGAGAGCGATACATGGTATGCGGTAGAGATGCGTTTGGTATGAAGAGAGCGTAGAGTCCTTCAGAGTGTGGCGAGTGGTTTCGTCGCTGCCAGGTGTGAGAGACTGTGCCTGTAGAGTCAAAACATTATCGATCCAGCGGATGTGTGCCGACGCATAGCAAGTGCATGTCTGCATGCATTGTGAAGTTTATGCTCGTCAAGGTCAAACTGGTTCGTAAGTCCATCGGACATCACATACTGAACTTGGTCTTAACATCAGGTTGCATACCTCGTTAGCAGCAAGCAATGCATGTGATCCATGACCAACGGCCATCATTGGCTGAGCAGGACTTCACGCTGACAGCGAAGCGGAAGACGAGAAGCGGCTGGCGAGTCAGATGTGGTTGTCCGATCAGAAGTCTAACAAGCGCATGCGTAAGGCACACACTCGCAGGCGCGGGATCCAAACATAGCCAGCGGCAAAGTGTGCAGATCCAGACTCAACTGCCGGACATGATGTCGCAAGTCTCGATCAGAAAGCCAGAGGGTCCTGCAGATCAGCAGTAGATGCATTCTATGACAATGCGATCGAGGACACGACCACGTGACGACCAGCTATGGCATTCCAGGATGTCTCCCTGATAGCTGGTCTGGCTGGTACTATTGCTCGAATTTTTACTCGTTCGTATCTCTCGTTCTGGTCGTATTATGAGGCATTGTTAcagagcttcaagctgaCGGAGGCTTCCATTCCGCGCCCTTCGTTCAGTGGACCTTTCTGGCGTACGTAGAGGACCCTTGCGGTGCACATATAGCCATACCACCGGCCCGCACCTGAACGATATGAACGGTGTTGTATGGACGGCAGGCGATCGTCATGTTGTTCCTCCTGTGCCACACATCTTACTGTGACATGGTGAGACCAGGGGCTCCGTGGCGGTGAATGTGGCAATGTGGCTGACTGCAGGCGGAGGATCGATCAATAATGGCATGACTTGCCGCCGATTCGAAGAGTGTGGCGTTCAGGCATGGGATACGAGTCGTAGATGTGGTGTATAAGGTTGGCAAAGTGGCAACCGCGACGAGAAGATGAAGAGAGAAAGAGCATCATCCCTGCTGTCGCGAGCCTGACGCGCTAGCGGATCCGGCCCGAGCGCACGCGACAGCACTTTCCCAATCAACGTCTTAACAAAACACTTCTATTGACTTCAGCGACAAGGCTGTCTTCACCTCGAAGCTGGATGTGCTACTCGGCGACAACACGATGAATCATGCCAATGTCAACACGGCGCCAAGCACAGCGTGCCGAACGCGACAACACCACAGTCGTTGAAGTTGCCGACCTCGACCAGAGCAGCGAAGGGCTTCCATCTGGCGTGGCCCACGATGTCGCCGAGTCCGAGGAGATAGAAGTCGAGGGCGACGAGGAGGAAGTGCAAGGTGCGTTATCAGAGATCAGTGATCTGCGATCCTTCGAGATCCTGCATCCAGTTTCTAACCATCTCACTTCAGAAGTCGAAGTAGACGAGACTCCCTTCCCGCCACCAGGTCTGAAGGAGATATCATCATTGGCCTCATGGACAGTCAGCACTGCGAAACCTGGCAACGGAGTGGCGGCGCTGAGATCGCCGGACACGAACCATTTCTGGCAGTCGGATGGTCCGCAGCCACATCTCCTCAGCATTCACTTCTTCAAGCTCGTATCCATCGTACATATCAGGATCTATCTGGACTTTGCCGCGGACGAATCATACACCCCAACGAAGATTCAATTTCTGGGTACGTAACCCTGCATGACAACCACTCATCTATGTCGTCGATCAATGCTCATGCCACTCAACCTAACAGCCGGCATGGGAATCCACGACATCCAAGAATTCGCCGAAATGTCCTTCGAACAACCCACCGGCTGGATCGACGTCGACTTCTCCAACGTCGGCCCCAtcgaagaagaagaaggagaaCCCGATACCCCCAGAGAAATCGACTGGTCCAAACGCCCCGTCCTCCGCGCCTTTCTAGTCCAAGTCCGGATCCTTGAGAACCACCAAAACGGCAAAGACACCCATCTGCGCGCCGTGCAACTTTTCGCCCGGGATGAAACGCAGCAGACGCGGCCCCCGGTGCCGCTCGCGGAGACGAATAGTAACGCGGGTCAGAACCTCCGGAAGCGTCTGCCGAGCTTGCATTCGAAACATGCCTTTCGTAGGATGCAGAAGGAGGCGAATAATATCAAGCTTGCTTCCTGGATGATGGATCCCGATATGAGGTGATCGTCTTTTGATCTGCCAACACGGCGAGGCAGGTTCACTCAGAGCCCGTTTTGAGATGCTGCTGATGAGTAGCGACGCATGAAAAGGAGCACTTGCTGTAACGGGGATCGCTAGCATGTTACATATCATTACCCTACCCTTTGTAAGTATGTAATATGCGAAAGCGCGTCGTGCCTGACATCAGCTCCTAGCAGCGCAAGTATTCAAGACTGCTGATTCAATTCTCCTGGGTATCTTTGAACTCGCTAAAGAACAAGCAAATAGCCAACGATAGCTCAATCACACTTGACCCAGCTATTCC from Fulvia fulva chromosome 2, complete sequence harbors:
- a CDS encoding Ribonuclease H, coding for MVLMADNMSSNGFTAVNPTPASSIGPASAPASSTAGTKRKRESKAALKFYAVRVGKSPGIYHSWAECLDQVRGFPKAMFKSFTSLTDAENFVNNTGGSSEAKVTKYYGVQNGRNPGVYTSWSDVLEQITGWKGPKHKGFKTRTEAEQYVAEGQRPACDADVPVGSIEPAEPPTKKIKSKLKKGGVKDESSPAPIMEQGEYEPGEAPLGEDAEDGFDDSIVLDHTTNGARYKTREERESFTYQAVRPVKDAPIRIYTDGSSLGNGKLSAWGGVGVYFGPGDRRNISEPLSGTKQTNNRAELTAIIRALEVAPKDRRIVIVSDSKYAIDCVTDWFANWQRNGWVNSARKPVENKDLVQKILDMLEERFRLNEHRVGDESPIDPADKRAHWDRGPGGVRFEWVKGHDKDAGNTAADKLAVDGARSAQELSQDTSLQD
- a CDS encoding Anaphase-promoting complex subunit 10, with the translated sequence MPMSTRRQAQRAERDNTTVVEVADLDQSSEGLPSGVAHDVAESEEIEVEGDEEEVQVEVDETPFPPPGLKEISSLASWTVSTAKPGNGVAALRSPDTNHFWQSDGPQPHLLSIHFFKLVSIVHIRIYLDFAADESYTPTKIQFLAGMGIHDIQEFAEMSFEQPTGWIDVDFSNVGPIEEEEGEPDTPREIDWSKRPVLRAFLVQVRILENHQNGKDTHLRAVQLFARDETQQTRPPVPLAETNSNAGQNLRKRLPSLHSKHAFRRMQKEANNIKLASWMMDPDMR